The following coding sequences are from one Bombus terrestris chromosome 14, iyBomTerr1.2, whole genome shotgun sequence window:
- the LOC100644190 gene encoding fanconi-associated nuclease 1 isoform X1: MSQQTRIDEFYKSIGKQKSTVINVKKCARSKSIPYSKRKKKEENEKTNVSLSKTKQLDCIVLYEKLNKMHDIDLNDAKMIQTNVQIASNNVSLCGNDYLGGISQHELDKEYELPMIDTINEIQGETLNENGNCLIISNNKLENFSNFNGQTPPNNISMKLQKTPESESRNNSYMKTSSPIIKDNCHLKDTINKKLRTPDENIFLFRNSNSLTPSSTPKKSNYTSKVSPDKSPSISARKKLFGENIDTEILTRAIKYMNLAKQNVISHEFDLESIYFTKTFDIYSDIDNNINSEVATKYKLSDINLCDDLNSKTLFITIFLVLSNPINCNYFNEDELDFIYSIITLPKDAQMLLARMIKRKRTWFRKSSIVYPEIATELKHTFEVLASRSICSFDIKNEKLNTILELLQVNEIQQLCKKMKIDPKGNKKSNIQKLLQLSNKKPLFPGMKTPGSILYDSILDIIDFCVCINFKTWNIIDKIIILLMPNQDPANSLADTFHMLCDIYLGKIIFPTNPGHYFPIFSSRLHLMSYVAVRSVLSTTLQYIEKKNWKEVKNNGNNAMDILKRLLKDESLRLENSMLPKHVTRYMPAFVWMKILSLSIEAFKKNKDKEPKDGENGDGTNKNKKRVVEILLFLLEQNCYMHTCKGKWYDELALIEMHHHKDIETCVSIIIKALNTENITQIDKINLMKRARKIVKKKDGIKPSTRDTLNKILGNHCISEDVIAPMFYQSRSITIYATEMPRNTAGSKSIWCIKSDTDGQSYGSVETVAFHYYQKQGFPDGLHLEGALPITLFCTLFWDELYDVHVPGAFSSPYQEAPSDLFTGEFYENRKKEIDMKLKFIGNFNSEHLSSFMQEKFAEFGRYQSIMSSSPIKSDSLQLKQIVHCLGTQGVIGICKRLIDNFKLWKAGFPDLIVWNYDTKKHKIIEVKGPRDVLSTKQQSWLEYLHHLELNTEVCLVQDNTSCK; this comes from the exons ATGTCGCAACAAACACGCATTGATGAATTCTATAAATCAATCGGCAAACAAAAATCGACTgtgataaatgttaaaaaatgtgCTAGGTCAAAAAGTATACCTTATTCAAAAAGG aagaagaaggaggaaaatgaaaaaacaaaCGTTTCACTGTCAAAAACTAAACAATTGGATTGTATAGTTCTATATGAAAAGTTGAATAAAATGCATGATATTGACTTAAATGATGCAAAAATGATTCAAACTAACGTTCAAATAGCAAGCAATAATGTATCATTATGTGGAAATGATTATTTGGGAGGGATATCACAGCATGAACTTGATAAAGAATATGAACTACCAATGATTGatacaataaatgaaatacaaGGAGAAACTttaaatgaaaatggaaattgcctgataatatcaaataacaagttagaaaatttttcaaattttaatggACAGACACCACCAAATAATATTAGTATGAAATTACAAAAAACACCAGAAAGTGAGTCAAGAAACAATAGTTATATGAAAACATCATCACCTATTATTAAAGACAATTGTCATTTAAAAGATACTATAAATAAGAAACTAAGAACTCcagatgaaaatatttttctatttagaaATTCTAACAGCTTAACACCTTCTTCAACACctaaaaaatcaaattatacTTCCAAAGTATCACCTGATAAATCTCCAAGCATTAGTGCAAGAAAGAAACTGTTTGGTGAAAATATAGATACTGAAATTTTAACTCGGGCtattaaatatatgaatttagCAAAGCAAAATGTTATTTCACATGAGTTTGATCTAGAGAGTATATATTTCACAAAAACATTTGATATATATAGTGAcatagataataatataaatagtgaAGTTGCAACAAAGTATAAATTAAGTGACATAAACTTATGTGATGATTTAAATTCAaaaactttatttattactattttccTTGTACTCTCTAATCCTAtcaattgtaattattttaatgaagATGAACTggattttatatattctataatcACGCTTCCTAAAGATGCTCAAATGTTATTGGCAAggatgataaaaagaaagaggacaTGGTTTAGGAAAAGTAGCATAGTTTACCCAGAAATAGCTACGGAATTAAAACATACTTTCGAAGTTCTTGCTTCACGATCTATTTGTAGTTTCGATAttaaaaatgagaaattaaatacaatactTGAATTATTGCAAGTAAATGAAATACAGCAACTTtgtaaaaagatgaaaattgaTCCTAAAGGGAACAAAAAAAGTAATATCCAAAAGTTATTACAATTGTCAAATAAAAAACCTTTGTTTCCTGGAATGAAAACTCCAGGTAGTATTTTATATGATTCAATTTTGGACATAATAGATTTTTGTGTATGTATAAATTTCAAAACATGGAATATTATTGATAAGATAATAATACTGTTGATGCCAAATCAAGATCCAGCAAATAGTCTGGCAGATACATTTCATATGTTATGTGATATTTATTTAGGAAAAATAATATTCCCAACAAATCCTGGAcattattttccaatattttcttcTAGATTACATCTAATGAG TTATGTAGCAGTCAGATCTGTATTATCTACAACATTACAATAtatagagaaaaaaaattggaaagaagtaaaaaataatggcaacaaTGCTATGGATATATTAAAAAGATTATTGAAGGATGAGTCATTAAG ATTAGAAAATTCTATGCTTCCTAAACATGTTACTCGTTATATGCCAGCATTTGTATGGATGAAAATACTTTCCCTATCCATAGAGgcatttaaaaagaataaagataAAGAGCCCAAAGATGGAGAAAACGGAGATggaacaaacaaaaataaaaagcgaGTGGTAGAGATCTTATTGTTCTTATTGGAGCAAAATTGTTATATGCATACATGTAAAGGGAAATGGTATGATGAATTAGCTCTCATTGAAATGCATCACCACAAAGACATAGAAACATGTGTATCCATTATAATAAAAGCCTTAAATACAGAAAACATAACacaaatagataaaataaatcttatgAAAAGAGCAAGAAAAATTGTGAAGAAGAAAGATGGAATTAAACCAAGCACGAGAGATActcttaataaaatattaggtAATCATTGTATATCGGAGGATGTTATAGCACCCATGTTCTATCAGAGCAGGTCCATCACTATATACGCCACAGAAATGCCAag AAATACTGCAGGCAGTAAAAGTATTTGGTGTATAAAAAGTGATACTGATGGTCAAAGTTATGGATCGGTAGAAACTGTTGCATTCCACTATTATCAGAAACAAGGGTTCCCTGATGGATTGCATTTGGAAGGTGCATTACCGATTACTCTATTTTGTACTTTGTTTTGGGACGAATTGTATGATGTGCATGTTCCTGGAGCATTTTCATCGCCATATCAAGAAGCTCCGAGTGATTTATTTACAGGCGAATTCTatgaaaataggaaaaaagaaatagatatgAAACTTAAATTTATTGGTAATTTCAATTCTGAGCATTTAAGCTCTTTTATGCAAGAAAAGTTCGCGGAATTTGGACGATATCAATCGATAATGTCATCAAGTCCAATTAAGTCAGATAGTTTACAACTGAAG CAAATAGTACATTGTTTGGGAACTCAGGGTGTAATAGGGATTTGTAAACGACTGATTGACAATTTCAAACTCTGGAAAGCTGGATTTCCAGATTTAATTGTATGGAATTATGATACCAAAAAG cataaaattatagaagtgaAAGGCCCACGAGATGTCCTTTCAACCAAACAACAATCATGGTTAGAATATTTACACCATCTTGAACTAAATACTGAAGTATGCCTAGTACAAG ATAATACGTCATGTAAATAG
- the LOC100643953 gene encoding methionine aminopeptidase 1D, mitochondrial: MFLRSFFKRKPKTIPRKFINNSFGSYEVIVPWEVSEIREVPPYIPKPSYSQSSIPRDGPKKPEIKDKNQIQSMRDSCSFAKKVLTHIKQYIKPGITTDELDAIVHEMIISNGAYPSPLNYKGFPKSICTSINNVACHGIPDKRPLAKGDMLNVDVTVYLHGYHGDCSKMFEVEECDDEAKRLISVTELCLKNAIDICKPNENFNSIGNVIEETAAKQGYSIVPVFAGHGIGTYFHGPPDIFHFANDFDGKMLPGMTFTIEPVVSQGSKEVKILEDGWTAVTIDNARTAQCEHTILITDTGCDVLTH; the protein is encoded by the exons ATGTTTCTCAGAagcttttttaaaagaaaacccAAA aCAATACCacgtaaatttataaataattcttttggaAGTTACGAGGTTATTGTACCATGGGAAGTTTCTGAAATTAGAGAAGTACCACCGTATATCCCTAAACCTTCTTACAGTCAATCTTCAATACCTCGTGATGGTCCAAAGAAACccgaaattaaagataaaaatcaaATACAAAGTATGAGAGACAGTTGTAGCTTTGCTAAAAAAGTATTAACTCATATTAAACAATACATAAAG CCTGGTATAACTACAGATGAATTAGATGCAATAGTCCATGAAATGATTATAAGCAATGGAGCTTATCCTAGTCCGCTTAATTATAAAGGATTTCCAAAGTCAATATGCACTAGTATTAATAATGTTGCTTGCCATGGAATTCCAGATAAAAGGCCATTAGCAAAAGGAGATATGTTAAATGTTGATGTAACA gTATATTTACATGGTTATCATGGAGATTGTTCAAAAATGTTTGAAGTGGAAGAATGTGATGATGAAGCTAAACGTTTAATAAGTGTAACAGAATTGTGCTTAAAAAATGCTATTGATATTTGTAAAcctaatgaaaatttcaatagtATAG GGAATGTTATAGAAGAAACAGCAGCTAAACAAGGATATTCTATAGTGCCAGTATTCGCAGGACATGGCATAGGTACTTATTTTCATGGACCAccagatatttttcattttg cAAATGATTTTGATGGAAAGATGTTGCCTGGGATGACATTTACTATTGAACCAGTTGTAAGTCAAGGTAGTAAGGAAGTTAAAATTCTAGAAGATGGATGGACAGCTGTTACAATAGATAATGCACGAACTGCACAATGTGAACATACCATTTTGATTACTGATACTGGCTGTGATGTATTGACTCATTAA
- the LOC100644308 gene encoding NAD-dependent protein deacylase sirtuin-5, mitochondrial, which translates to MNAMKSFREILAHTKNVLILTGSGISAESGIPTFRGAGGFWRKYQAENLATPEAFAANPSLVWEFYEYRRRVASEAKPNRAHEAIAVFQNRYLKEGKNVTIVTQNIDELHQRAGAKDVVELHGSLYKTRCTICHEIVVNRNIPICPALEGKGSPDPNIMISDIPKEDLPKCAKEDCKGLLRPHIVWFGENLDDYILEQAYTAVENCDICLIIGTSSIIYPAAMFAPQVAQRGIPVAEFNLETTPATNYFEYHFQGPCTITVTEALEP; encoded by the exons ATGAATGCTATGAAATCGTTTCGTGAAATACTAGCGCACACAAAAAACGTGTTAATATTAACTGGTAGTGGAATTTCTGCAGAATCTGGTATCCCTACATTTAGAGGTGCTGGTGGTTTTTGGAGAAAATATCAAGCTGAAAATCTTGCAACTCCAGAAGCATTTGCAGCAAACCCTTCTTTAGTTTGGGAATTTTACGAATATCGTAGAAGAGTGGCGAGTGAAGCTAAGCCTAATAGG GCTCATGAAGCAATTGCAGTTTTTCAAAATCGTTATTTAAAAGAAGGTAAAAATGTTACAATTGTAACACAAAATATCGATGAACTTCATCAAAGGGCAGGAGCCAAAGATGTAGTGGAGCTTCATGGTTCGCTGTATAAAACTAGATGTACAATTTGTCATGAAATTGTTGTAAATAGGAATATTCCAATATGTCCTGCATTAGAGGGAAAAGG gTCGCCAGATCCAAATATTATGATTTCTGATATCCCAAAAGAAGATTTACCTAAATGTGCAAAAGAAGATTGTAAAGGTTTACTAAGACCTCACATTGTATGGTTTGGTGAAAATTTGGATGACTATATACTGGAACAAGCTT ATACCGCCGTTGAAAACTGTGACATCTGCTTGATTATCGGTACGTCATCTATAATATACCCTGCGGCAATGTTTGCACCGCAAGTAGCACAACGTGGAATTCCTGTTGCtgaatttaatttagaaacaaCTCCCGCTACGAACTATTTCGA GTACCATTTCCAAGGTCCCTGCACCATTACTGTGACAGAAGCTTTAGAACCTTGA
- the LOC100643826 gene encoding probable chitinase 2, giving the protein MKTCIFLSLLTILFFCSNGILALLRIKHNKVVTCYVASWAVYRNNDGKFGIPHIRPELCTHIIYAFAGLDSTSWTITSLDPNIDIDKDNYRRMTELREQYPGLNILLAIGGWNEGSKNYSILASSPTRRTTFVKSVVDFLEKYKFDGFDLDWEYPGSRGGSPEDKLYFALLVKQLKEAFNETNYLLTAALGSNKAIIDTAYDIPEISKYLDYIHVMAYDYHGSWDKKVLPNAPLRSGDGLSVMETLNYLLSKGAPANKTILGLPMYGRTYILASKLNSSQESPINRPTITNGFKGPYTDQEGFMGYNEICEELVSHKGNWTSGWDDTSDTPYVINDDHVIVYDNLRSLKAKIEYAMSLKLAGVMIWSIDTDDFHGKCANLFKDYLNLTDMTYPLLRWINIVVSENSQVIGDKDSVNVDKEHNDNSSSITKFSHNSILIILISLAYYI; this is encoded by the exons ATGAAGACGTGTATCTTCCTATCTCTGCTTACAATATTATTCTTCTGTAGCAATGGTATTCTAG CTCTATTAAGGATTAAGCATAACAAGGTAGTAACTTGTTATGTGGCTTCCTGGGCCGTTTATAGAAATAACGATGGAAAATTTGGAATTCCTCATATCCGTCCGGAACTTTGCACGCACATCATATATGCGTTCGCCGGATTAGACAGCACATCATGGACCATTACGAGCCTCGATCCCAACATAGACATTGACAAGG ATAATTACAGAAGAATGACCGAACTTCGTGAACAGTATCCAGGTCTAAATATCCTACTCGCAATCGGAGGATGGAACGAGGGTAGTAAAAATTACTCTATACTCGCTTCATCCCCTACACGAAGAACTACATTCGTTAAGAGCGTAGTGGACTTCCTTGA GAAATACAAGTTCGATGGATTCGATCTAGATTGGGAATATCCGGGATCACGGGGTGGTAGTCCAgaagacaaattatattttgccCTTCTTGTAAAG CAATTAAAAGAAGCATTTAACGAGACAAACTATCTACTAACAGCAGCTTTAGGTTCTAATAAAGCAATTATCGATACGGCATACGATATTCccgaaatttccaaatatctcgACTATATCCATGTGATGGCGTACGATTATCATGGATCATGGGATAAGAAAGTGCTTCCGAATGCACCATTAAGAAGTGGAGACGGTCTGAGCGTG ATGGAGACACTTAATTATTTGTTAAGTAAAGGTGCACCAGCAAATAAAACAATCTTAGGCCTGCCTATGTATGGTAGAACTTATATATTGGCAAGCAAATTAAATTCTTCCCAAGAAAGTCCAATTAATCGACCAACCATAACAAATGGATTTAAGGGGCCTTACACTGACCAAGAAGGTTTTATGGGATATAATGAA ATTTGTGAAGAATTAGTGAGTCATAAAGGTAACTGGACTTCTGGCTGGGATGATACTAGCGATACACCTTATGTCATTAACGATGATCatgttatagtatatgataACCTCAGGAGTTTAAAAGCAAAG ATCGAATACGCGATGAGCTTAAAATTAGCCGGTGTAATGATTTGGAGCATCGATACTGACGATTTCCATGGAAAGTGCGCAAATCTCTTTAAAGACTATCTAAATTTAACAGATATGACATATCCTTTACTAAGATGGATTAACATAGTTGTATCTGAAAATAGTCAGGTAATCGGTGATAAAGATAGCGTAAACGTAGATAAAGAACATAACGATAATTCATCTTCCATCACAAAATTTTCtcataattctattttaataatattaatatctctTGCATACTATATTTGA
- the LOC100644190 gene encoding fanconi-associated nuclease 1 isoform X2, whose product MHDIDLNDAKMIQTNVQIASNNVSLCGNDYLGGISQHELDKEYELPMIDTINEIQGETLNENGNCLIISNNKLENFSNFNGQTPPNNISMKLQKTPESESRNNSYMKTSSPIIKDNCHLKDTINKKLRTPDENIFLFRNSNSLTPSSTPKKSNYTSKVSPDKSPSISARKKLFGENIDTEILTRAIKYMNLAKQNVISHEFDLESIYFTKTFDIYSDIDNNINSEVATKYKLSDINLCDDLNSKTLFITIFLVLSNPINCNYFNEDELDFIYSIITLPKDAQMLLARMIKRKRTWFRKSSIVYPEIATELKHTFEVLASRSICSFDIKNEKLNTILELLQVNEIQQLCKKMKIDPKGNKKSNIQKLLQLSNKKPLFPGMKTPGSILYDSILDIIDFCVCINFKTWNIIDKIIILLMPNQDPANSLADTFHMLCDIYLGKIIFPTNPGHYFPIFSSRLHLMSYVAVRSVLSTTLQYIEKKNWKEVKNNGNNAMDILKRLLKDESLRLENSMLPKHVTRYMPAFVWMKILSLSIEAFKKNKDKEPKDGENGDGTNKNKKRVVEILLFLLEQNCYMHTCKGKWYDELALIEMHHHKDIETCVSIIIKALNTENITQIDKINLMKRARKIVKKKDGIKPSTRDTLNKILGNHCISEDVIAPMFYQSRSITIYATEMPRNTAGSKSIWCIKSDTDGQSYGSVETVAFHYYQKQGFPDGLHLEGALPITLFCTLFWDELYDVHVPGAFSSPYQEAPSDLFTGEFYENRKKEIDMKLKFIGNFNSEHLSSFMQEKFAEFGRYQSIMSSSPIKSDSLQLKQIVHCLGTQGVIGICKRLIDNFKLWKAGFPDLIVWNYDTKKHKIIEVKGPRDVLSTKQQSWLEYLHHLELNTEVCLVQDNTSCK is encoded by the exons ATGCATGATATTGACTTAAATGATGCAAAAATGATTCAAACTAACGTTCAAATAGCAAGCAATAATGTATCATTATGTGGAAATGATTATTTGGGAGGGATATCACAGCATGAACTTGATAAAGAATATGAACTACCAATGATTGatacaataaatgaaatacaaGGAGAAACTttaaatgaaaatggaaattgcctgataatatcaaataacaagttagaaaatttttcaaattttaatggACAGACACCACCAAATAATATTAGTATGAAATTACAAAAAACACCAGAAAGTGAGTCAAGAAACAATAGTTATATGAAAACATCATCACCTATTATTAAAGACAATTGTCATTTAAAAGATACTATAAATAAGAAACTAAGAACTCcagatgaaaatatttttctatttagaaATTCTAACAGCTTAACACCTTCTTCAACACctaaaaaatcaaattatacTTCCAAAGTATCACCTGATAAATCTCCAAGCATTAGTGCAAGAAAGAAACTGTTTGGTGAAAATATAGATACTGAAATTTTAACTCGGGCtattaaatatatgaatttagCAAAGCAAAATGTTATTTCACATGAGTTTGATCTAGAGAGTATATATTTCACAAAAACATTTGATATATATAGTGAcatagataataatataaatagtgaAGTTGCAACAAAGTATAAATTAAGTGACATAAACTTATGTGATGATTTAAATTCAaaaactttatttattactattttccTTGTACTCTCTAATCCTAtcaattgtaattattttaatgaagATGAACTggattttatatattctataatcACGCTTCCTAAAGATGCTCAAATGTTATTGGCAAggatgataaaaagaaagaggacaTGGTTTAGGAAAAGTAGCATAGTTTACCCAGAAATAGCTACGGAATTAAAACATACTTTCGAAGTTCTTGCTTCACGATCTATTTGTAGTTTCGATAttaaaaatgagaaattaaatacaatactTGAATTATTGCAAGTAAATGAAATACAGCAACTTtgtaaaaagatgaaaattgaTCCTAAAGGGAACAAAAAAAGTAATATCCAAAAGTTATTACAATTGTCAAATAAAAAACCTTTGTTTCCTGGAATGAAAACTCCAGGTAGTATTTTATATGATTCAATTTTGGACATAATAGATTTTTGTGTATGTATAAATTTCAAAACATGGAATATTATTGATAAGATAATAATACTGTTGATGCCAAATCAAGATCCAGCAAATAGTCTGGCAGATACATTTCATATGTTATGTGATATTTATTTAGGAAAAATAATATTCCCAACAAATCCTGGAcattattttccaatattttcttcTAGATTACATCTAATGAG TTATGTAGCAGTCAGATCTGTATTATCTACAACATTACAATAtatagagaaaaaaaattggaaagaagtaaaaaataatggcaacaaTGCTATGGATATATTAAAAAGATTATTGAAGGATGAGTCATTAAG ATTAGAAAATTCTATGCTTCCTAAACATGTTACTCGTTATATGCCAGCATTTGTATGGATGAAAATACTTTCCCTATCCATAGAGgcatttaaaaagaataaagataAAGAGCCCAAAGATGGAGAAAACGGAGATggaacaaacaaaaataaaaagcgaGTGGTAGAGATCTTATTGTTCTTATTGGAGCAAAATTGTTATATGCATACATGTAAAGGGAAATGGTATGATGAATTAGCTCTCATTGAAATGCATCACCACAAAGACATAGAAACATGTGTATCCATTATAATAAAAGCCTTAAATACAGAAAACATAACacaaatagataaaataaatcttatgAAAAGAGCAAGAAAAATTGTGAAGAAGAAAGATGGAATTAAACCAAGCACGAGAGATActcttaataaaatattaggtAATCATTGTATATCGGAGGATGTTATAGCACCCATGTTCTATCAGAGCAGGTCCATCACTATATACGCCACAGAAATGCCAag AAATACTGCAGGCAGTAAAAGTATTTGGTGTATAAAAAGTGATACTGATGGTCAAAGTTATGGATCGGTAGAAACTGTTGCATTCCACTATTATCAGAAACAAGGGTTCCCTGATGGATTGCATTTGGAAGGTGCATTACCGATTACTCTATTTTGTACTTTGTTTTGGGACGAATTGTATGATGTGCATGTTCCTGGAGCATTTTCATCGCCATATCAAGAAGCTCCGAGTGATTTATTTACAGGCGAATTCTatgaaaataggaaaaaagaaatagatatgAAACTTAAATTTATTGGTAATTTCAATTCTGAGCATTTAAGCTCTTTTATGCAAGAAAAGTTCGCGGAATTTGGACGATATCAATCGATAATGTCATCAAGTCCAATTAAGTCAGATAGTTTACAACTGAAG CAAATAGTACATTGTTTGGGAACTCAGGGTGTAATAGGGATTTGTAAACGACTGATTGACAATTTCAAACTCTGGAAAGCTGGATTTCCAGATTTAATTGTATGGAATTATGATACCAAAAAG cataaaattatagaagtgaAAGGCCCACGAGATGTCCTTTCAACCAAACAACAATCATGGTTAGAATATTTACACCATCTTGAACTAAATACTGAAGTATGCCTAGTACAAG ATAATACGTCATGTAAATAG
- the LOC100644077 gene encoding proteasome subunit beta type-4, whose translation MALLNKADWYTPAPLWQNGPAPGAFYHFPGGSTHSGVGGLQRSQAPMTTGTSVVGIQFKDGVLIAADILGSYGSLARFRNLERVMKVNDNIILGAGGDYADYQCLKSNIERKILEEECLDDGLSLKPKALHCWLTQVMYNRRSRFDPFWNNFIIGGLEGDKLFLGTVDKLGTGYSDPVIATGYGAYMATPILRKAYEENKEMTKEQAVELLYKVMQVLFYRDARSFPKYQLGIITREGGVEIQGPLTLDSYWGPAIM comes from the exons ATGGCGCTTCTGAATAAAGCAGATTGGTATACTCCAGCTCCTTTGTGGCAAAATGGTCCTGCACCTGGTGCATTTTATCATTTCCCGGGAGGTTCTACACATTCCGGTGTCGGAGGATTACAAAGATcaca GGCCCCTATGACAACTGGTACATCTGTAGTTGGAATCCAATTTAAAGATGGTGTTCTTATAGCAGCAGATATTCTTGGTTCCTATGGATCATTGGCGAGATTTAGGAATCTTGAACGTGTGATGAAAGTCAATGACAATATTATCCTTGGTGCAGGAGGAGATTATGCTGATTACCAGTGCTTGAAGAGCAAcattgaaagaaaaat TCTTGAAGAAGAATGTTTGGATGATGGTTTATCTTTAAAACCAAAAGCTCTTCACTGTTGGTTAACTCAAGTAATGTACAATAGAAGATCACGTTTTGATCCGTTTtggaataatttcattattgGTGGTTTGGAAGGTGATAAACT GTTTTTGGGTACTGTGGATAAACTAGGCACAGGTTATAGTGACCCAGTAATAGCAACTGGATATGGTGCATATATGGCAACACCTATCTTAAGAAAAGCTtatgaagaaaataaagaaatgactAAAGAACAAGCAGTTGAGCTTCTATACAAAGTGATGCAAGTTCTTTTTTATAGAGATGCACGATCTTTCCCGAAA TATCAACTTGGAATAATCACAAGAGAGGGAGGTGTTGAAATACAAGGACCATTAACTTTAGATAGTTACTGGGGACCTGCTATTATgtaa